One region of Osmia lignaria lignaria isolate PbOS001 chromosome 7, iyOsmLign1, whole genome shotgun sequence genomic DNA includes:
- the Liprin-alpha gene encoding PTPRF interacting protein alpha isoform X11, with product MWNMMCDVMPTIAEDSISQRSSQFSGEDANFEQLMVSMLDERDKLMESLRESQERLQETEARLQEVEKERDSLNRQLNANIPQEFSQLTKELAAARESILEREEEISELKAERNNTRLLLEHLECLVSRHERSLRMTVVKRQAAAQSGVSSEVEVLKALKSLFEHHKALDEKVRERLRVALERNTSLEEELAIIKEELQQYKLSGHAPKAMEDRPKENGQTEDGQQQNKNETEQAAGQLEQQQQQEPQQQQQQQQSIQKLGTERSTEIGSRLSNGTLDPSDQDSAARLIDLQATLDKQSSELSTWQRRVAELSGRVAELEESLSKAQKDLLKTQETNVKLQRDLRENVAQKEDQEERIATLEKRYLNAQRESTSLHDLNEKLEQELQHKKAQLKLQEEKISAIQEKLELAEQKLAQYAKLPEMEEQLKQRMEALTQVRRPNQQAQERHGSAEDRIQRLETQLEEKNAEVMRVNQRLKMNEEHNTRLSTTVDKLLSESNERLQVHLKERMHALEEKNALTQELEKTRKIAEDLQNEKAEIVKELGKARLEIDNVKRQMLQQEIAFNIQQTDALTRSLSPNAVDPGSFSRSASHSSFDTHSLPRRTAKRPAMEEDPAKNYVARTLAEQEWEKLQQAHVLANVQQAFDVSSDAEGDGDNESLFSCAADVISPTGHTDAQTLALMLQEQLDAINNEIRLIQEEKQSTEARAEELESRVGSLEHMNLLARGRSLERASPPLSGRSTPKSHHSPNRDYLHKYHTAPASMSPAHLHQYAASLASPGQLSESLPASQLQLSGEELHSVSERDSTGGAGSGGSDAASPLTARSIRLERVVQALAHSQEELRRRTGQAGFPSSGFPAHSSQDSLHKNNLPGVGLAIGQLSSSHLHMQSTMSPATAAAVAAAQKKKGIKSSLGRFFSKKEKIKGKDTPMPGDIPGMGGASTPADPDYGDSVSVAGTMGSKSDFDRRKKKSPSMFGSMLDSSRHELLAEAMRAGTPFALWNGPTVVAWLELWVGMPTWYVAACRANVKSGAIMSALSDTEIQREIGISNPLHRLKLRLAIQEMVSLTSPSAPKTSRTTLAFGDMNHEWIGNVWLPSLGLPQYRSTFMECLVDARMLDHLTKKDLRGQLRMVDSFHRTSLQYGISCLKRLNYDRQQLEERRRMAEGANVDVLVWSNDRVIRWVQSIGLKEYGNNLLESGVHGALVALDESFDANSFALALQIPTQNTQARQLLEMEFANLLTVGTERRLDESNSMKS from the exons ATGTGGAATATGATGTGCGACGTGATGCCGACTATCGCGGAGGACAGCATTAGCCAGCGGAGTTCGCAGTTCTCCGGCGAGGATGCGAACTTCGAGCAGCTGATGGTCTCGATGCTCGACGAGAGGGACAAGCTGATGGAATCGTTGCGCGAGAGCCAGGAACGATTACAGGAAACGGAAGCACGTTTGCAGGAGGTCGAAAAAGAACGGGACTCTTTGAATCGTCAGCTGAACGCCAATATTCCTCAG GAATTTTCCCAGCTGACGAAGGAGCTCGCAGCAGCACGCGAGAGTATTttagaaagagaggaagaaatatcggAGCTGAAAGCAGAGAGGAATAATACTCGT CTTCTGCTCGAACATCTGGAATGTCTGGTCTCACGGCACGAGCGATCGCTTAGGATGACTGTGGTGAAGAGGCAAGCGGCCGCGCAATCTGGAGTATCGTCCGAAGTTGAAGTGCTCAAAGCTCTGAAAAGTCTGTTCGAGCACCACAAGGCTTTAGACGAGAAA gtACGAGAACGATTGAGAGTTGCATTGGAAAGGAATACTAGCTTGGAAGAAGAGTTAGCCATTATTAAAGAAGAG CTCCAGCAATATAAATTAAGTGGTCATGCGCCTAAAGCTATGGAGGATAGACCCAAAGAAAATGGGCAGACAGAGGATGGCCAGCAGCAAAACAAG AATGAGACTGAGCAGGCAGCAGGCCAGCTggaacaacagcagcaacaagaacctcagcaacagcagcagcaacagcagtcGATACAAAAGCTAGGTACGGAGAGGTCGACAGAAATCGGGAGTAGACTGAGCAATGGAACTCTCGATCCGTCGGACCAGGATTCAGCTGCGCGATTAATTGATTTGCAAGCCACTCTCGACAAGCAG aGCTCAGAATTGAGCACGTGGCAACGGCGGGTAGCTGAGTTAAGTGGACGAGTAGCTGAATTGGAAGAAAGCTTATCCAAGGCTCAGAAAGATCTTCTGAAAACGCAAGAAACGAACGTGAAACTGCAAAGAGATTTACGTGAAAATGTTGCCCAAAAAGAGGACCAGGAAGAAAGGATAGCAACTCTTGAAAAACGATACCTTAATGCTCAACGCGAATCCACTAGTTTACACGATCTCAACGAAAAGTTGGAACAGGAGCTGCAACACAAGAAGGCTCAATTAAAG ctccaagaagaaaaaatatcagcAATACAAGAAAAATTAGAACTTGCAGAACAGAAATTAGCTCAATACGCTAAGTTGCCAGAAATGGAAGAGCAATTAAAGCAGAGGATGGAGGCTCTGACGCAGGTGAGGAGGCCCAACCAG CAGGCTCAAGAAAGGCACGGTAGTGCAGAGGATAGGATACAAAGATTGGAAACACAACTAGAGGAAAAGAACGCTGAAGTGATGCGTGTTAATCAACGACTTAAAATGAACGAAGAACATAATACACGGCTTAGTACAACAGTTGATAAACTTTTGTCCG AATCTAACGAAAGATTACAAGTGCATTTGAAAGAGAGAATGCACGCATTAGAAGAAAAGAATGCTCTTACGCAGGAGCTTGAAAAGACAAGAAAGATCGCTGAAGATCTCCAAAATGAAAAGGCTGAAATAGTTAAAGAATTAGGAAAAGCACGTCTTGAAATTGATAATGTAAAAAGGCAGATGCTTCAGCAAGAAATCGCATTTAATATACAACAAACGGACGCTTTGACTAGAAGTTTGTCTCCCAATGCAGTGGATCCAGGTTCCTTTTCTAGAAGTGCAAGTCACAGTAGCTTCGACACCCATTCGTTACCAAGGAGAACGGCTAAACGTCCAGCGATGGAAGAAGATCCAGCAAAG AATTACGTAGCTCGCACTTTAGCGGAACAAGAATGGGAAAAATTACAGCAAGCGCATGTTCTAGCCAATGTGCAACAAGCGTTTGACGTTTCCAGTGACGCAGAGGGTGACGGAGATAATGAAAGTCTTTTCAGTTGTGCGGCTGATGTAATTAGCCCTACAGGGCATACAGATGCTCAAACGTTAGCGTTGATGCTACAAGAACAATTAGATgcaattaataatgaaattaggTTGATTCAG GAAGAAAAACAAAGTACGGAAGCTCGTGCAGAAGAATTGGAATCACGAGTTGGCAGTCTTGAACATATGAATTTATTAGCGAGAGGTAGAAGTTTGGAACGAGCGTCGCCACCATTGAGCGGAAGATCCACACCTAAATCTCATCATAGTCCTAATAGGGATTACTTACATAAATATCATACT GCACCGGCATCAATGTCTCCAGCGCATCTCCATCAATATGCTGCTTCCTTAGCTAGCCCGGGTCAACTTTCTGAATCCCTTCCTGCAAGTCAG TTACAGTTATCAGGTGAAGAACTGCATTCGGTGAGCGAAAGGGATAGTACCGGTGGTGCAGGAAGCGGTGGCAGCGATGCAGCCTCACCGTTAACTGCTCGATCAATCAGGCTGGAACGAGTAGTACAAGCACTTGCTCACAGTCAAGAAGAACTGAGAAG ACGCACTGGACAAGCCGGATTTCCCAGCAGTGGTTTTCCTGCTCACAG CAGCCAGGACAGTTTGCACAAGAACAACTTGCCTGGTGTCGGATTGGCGATTGGACAACTGTCTAGCTCGCATTTGCACATGCAGTCAACCATGAGTCCAGCTACAGCAGCAGCGGTGGCTGCAGCTCAAAAGAAGAAGGGGATTAAGAGCAGCCTTGGAAGATTTTTCAGCAAGAAGGAAAAG ATAAAGGGAAAAGACACGCCAATGCCTGGAGATATACCTGGTATGGGAGGAGCAAGTACACCTGCGGATCCTGATTATGGAGATAGCGTTTCTGTGGCTGGAACTATGGGCAGCAAAAGTGATTTTGAtcgtagaaaaaagaaaag TCCTAGTATGTTTGGAAGTATGCTAGATTCATCGAGGCACGAGCTTTTGGCGGAAGCGATGCGAGCTGGAACCCCGTTTGCTTTGTGGAACGGGCCAACTGTGGTGGCTTGGCTTGAATTATGGGTCGGTATGCCTACCTGGTACGTAGCAGCCTGCCGGGCCAATGTGAAAAGCGGTGCCATCATGAGTGCTCTTAGCGATACCGAAATCCAACGCGAAATCGGTATAAG TAATCCTTTACATCGATTGAAATTACGATTAGCTATCCAAGAAATGGTGTCACTGACAAGTCCATCAGCACCAAAAACCTCTCGCACAACTTTAGCATTTGGAGATATGAACCACGAATGGATTGGTAATGTTTGGCTTCCAAGTCTTGGATTGCCTCAATACCGATCCACTTTCATGGAGTGCCTTGTCGATGCTAGAATGTTGGATCACCTTACAAAAAAAGACCTTCGTGGTCAACTTAGAATGGTTGATAGTTTCCACAG AACAAGTTTGCAGTATGGCATTTCGTGTTTGAAGCGATTAAATTATGATAGGCAACAATTAGAAGAAAGAAGACGAATGGCGGAAGGTGCCAACGTCGATGTTCTTGTATGGAGTAACGATCGCGTTATAAGATGGGTGCAATCTATCGGCCTGAAA GAATACGGGAACAACCTCTTGGAATCTGGGGTACACGGAGCTCTTGTAGCCCTCGATGAAAGTTTCGATGCAAATAGTTTTGCTTTAGCTTTGCAAATTCCGACCCAAAACACACAA GCTCGACAACTGTTAGAAATGGAATTTGCTAATTTATTAACAGTAGGAACAGAGAGGCGACTCGATGAATCGAATAGTATGAAATCCTGA
- the Liprin-alpha gene encoding PTPRF interacting protein alpha isoform X5, which translates to MWNMMCDVMPTIAEDSISQRSSQFSGEDANFEQLMVSMLDERDKLMESLRESQERLQETEARLQEVEKERDSLNRQLNANIPQEFSQLTKELAAARESILEREEEISELKAERNNTRLLLEHLECLVSRHERSLRMTVVKRQAAAQSGVSSEVEVLKALKSLFEHHKALDEKVRERLRVALERNTSLEEELAIIKEELQQYKLSGHAPKAMEDRPKENGQTEDGQQQNKNETEQAAGQLEQQQQQEPQQQQQQQQSIQKLGTERSTEIGSRLSNGTLDPSDQDSAARLIDLQATLDKQSSELSTWQRRVAELSGRVAELEESLSKAQKDLLKTQETNVKLQRDLRENVAQKEDQEERIATLEKRYLNAQRESTSLHDLNEKLEQELQHKKAQLKLQEEKISAIQEKLELAEQKLAQYAKLPEMEEQLKQRMEALTQVRRPNQQAQERHGSAEDRIQRLETQLEEKNAEVMRVNQRLKMNEEHNTRLSTTVDKLLSESNERLQVHLKERMHALEEKNALTQELEKTRKIAEDLQNEKAEIVKELGKARLEIDNVKRQMLQQEIAFNIQQTDALTRSLSPNAVDPGSFSRSASHSSFDTHSLPRRTAKRPAMEEDPAKNYVARTLAEQEWEKLQQAHVLANVQQAFDVSSDAEGDGDNESLFSCAADVISPTGHTDAQTLALMLQEQLDAINNEIRLIQEEKQSTEARAEELESRVGSLEHMNLLARGRSLERASPPLSGRSTPKSHHSPNRDYLHKYHTAPASMSPAHLHQYAASLASPGQLSESLPASQLQLSGEELHSVSERDSTGGAGSGGSDAASPLTARSIRLERVVQALAHSQEELRRRTGQAGFPSSGFPAHSRHGQHNNGALNSGTPPSPLSSRHSSQDSLHKNNLPGVGLAIGQLSSSHLHMQSTMSPATAAAVAAAQKKKGIKSSLGRFFSKKEKIKGKDTPMPGDIPGMGGASTPADPDYGDSVSVAGTMGSKSDFDRRKKKSMLDSSRHELLAEAMRAGTPFALWNGPTVVAWLELWVGMPTWYVAACRANVKSGAIMSALSDTEIQREIGISNPLHRLKLRLAIQEMVSLTSPSAPKTSRTTLAFGDMNHEWIGNVWLPSLGLPQYRSTFMECLVDARMLDHLTKKDLRGQLRMVDSFHRTSLQYGISCLKRLNYDRQQLEERRRMAEGANVDVLVWSNDRVIRWVQSIGLKEYGNNLLESGVHGALVALDESFDANSFALALQIPTQNTQARQLLEMEFANLLTVGTERRLDESNSMKS; encoded by the exons ATGTGGAATATGATGTGCGACGTGATGCCGACTATCGCGGAGGACAGCATTAGCCAGCGGAGTTCGCAGTTCTCCGGCGAGGATGCGAACTTCGAGCAGCTGATGGTCTCGATGCTCGACGAGAGGGACAAGCTGATGGAATCGTTGCGCGAGAGCCAGGAACGATTACAGGAAACGGAAGCACGTTTGCAGGAGGTCGAAAAAGAACGGGACTCTTTGAATCGTCAGCTGAACGCCAATATTCCTCAG GAATTTTCCCAGCTGACGAAGGAGCTCGCAGCAGCACGCGAGAGTATTttagaaagagaggaagaaatatcggAGCTGAAAGCAGAGAGGAATAATACTCGT CTTCTGCTCGAACATCTGGAATGTCTGGTCTCACGGCACGAGCGATCGCTTAGGATGACTGTGGTGAAGAGGCAAGCGGCCGCGCAATCTGGAGTATCGTCCGAAGTTGAAGTGCTCAAAGCTCTGAAAAGTCTGTTCGAGCACCACAAGGCTTTAGACGAGAAA gtACGAGAACGATTGAGAGTTGCATTGGAAAGGAATACTAGCTTGGAAGAAGAGTTAGCCATTATTAAAGAAGAG CTCCAGCAATATAAATTAAGTGGTCATGCGCCTAAAGCTATGGAGGATAGACCCAAAGAAAATGGGCAGACAGAGGATGGCCAGCAGCAAAACAAG AATGAGACTGAGCAGGCAGCAGGCCAGCTggaacaacagcagcaacaagaacctcagcaacagcagcagcaacagcagtcGATACAAAAGCTAGGTACGGAGAGGTCGACAGAAATCGGGAGTAGACTGAGCAATGGAACTCTCGATCCGTCGGACCAGGATTCAGCTGCGCGATTAATTGATTTGCAAGCCACTCTCGACAAGCAG aGCTCAGAATTGAGCACGTGGCAACGGCGGGTAGCTGAGTTAAGTGGACGAGTAGCTGAATTGGAAGAAAGCTTATCCAAGGCTCAGAAAGATCTTCTGAAAACGCAAGAAACGAACGTGAAACTGCAAAGAGATTTACGTGAAAATGTTGCCCAAAAAGAGGACCAGGAAGAAAGGATAGCAACTCTTGAAAAACGATACCTTAATGCTCAACGCGAATCCACTAGTTTACACGATCTCAACGAAAAGTTGGAACAGGAGCTGCAACACAAGAAGGCTCAATTAAAG ctccaagaagaaaaaatatcagcAATACAAGAAAAATTAGAACTTGCAGAACAGAAATTAGCTCAATACGCTAAGTTGCCAGAAATGGAAGAGCAATTAAAGCAGAGGATGGAGGCTCTGACGCAGGTGAGGAGGCCCAACCAG CAGGCTCAAGAAAGGCACGGTAGTGCAGAGGATAGGATACAAAGATTGGAAACACAACTAGAGGAAAAGAACGCTGAAGTGATGCGTGTTAATCAACGACTTAAAATGAACGAAGAACATAATACACGGCTTAGTACAACAGTTGATAAACTTTTGTCCG AATCTAACGAAAGATTACAAGTGCATTTGAAAGAGAGAATGCACGCATTAGAAGAAAAGAATGCTCTTACGCAGGAGCTTGAAAAGACAAGAAAGATCGCTGAAGATCTCCAAAATGAAAAGGCTGAAATAGTTAAAGAATTAGGAAAAGCACGTCTTGAAATTGATAATGTAAAAAGGCAGATGCTTCAGCAAGAAATCGCATTTAATATACAACAAACGGACGCTTTGACTAGAAGTTTGTCTCCCAATGCAGTGGATCCAGGTTCCTTTTCTAGAAGTGCAAGTCACAGTAGCTTCGACACCCATTCGTTACCAAGGAGAACGGCTAAACGTCCAGCGATGGAAGAAGATCCAGCAAAG AATTACGTAGCTCGCACTTTAGCGGAACAAGAATGGGAAAAATTACAGCAAGCGCATGTTCTAGCCAATGTGCAACAAGCGTTTGACGTTTCCAGTGACGCAGAGGGTGACGGAGATAATGAAAGTCTTTTCAGTTGTGCGGCTGATGTAATTAGCCCTACAGGGCATACAGATGCTCAAACGTTAGCGTTGATGCTACAAGAACAATTAGATgcaattaataatgaaattaggTTGATTCAG GAAGAAAAACAAAGTACGGAAGCTCGTGCAGAAGAATTGGAATCACGAGTTGGCAGTCTTGAACATATGAATTTATTAGCGAGAGGTAGAAGTTTGGAACGAGCGTCGCCACCATTGAGCGGAAGATCCACACCTAAATCTCATCATAGTCCTAATAGGGATTACTTACATAAATATCATACT GCACCGGCATCAATGTCTCCAGCGCATCTCCATCAATATGCTGCTTCCTTAGCTAGCCCGGGTCAACTTTCTGAATCCCTTCCTGCAAGTCAG TTACAGTTATCAGGTGAAGAACTGCATTCGGTGAGCGAAAGGGATAGTACCGGTGGTGCAGGAAGCGGTGGCAGCGATGCAGCCTCACCGTTAACTGCTCGATCAATCAGGCTGGAACGAGTAGTACAAGCACTTGCTCACAGTCAAGAAGAACTGAGAAG ACGCACTGGACAAGCCGGATTTCCCAGCAGTGGTTTTCCTGCTCACAG CAGGCATGGGCAACATAACAACGGCGCACTCAATTCTGGGACTCCCCCTTCCCCATTGTCCTCACGCCATAGCAGCCAGGACAGTTTGCACAAGAACAACTTGCCTGGTGTCGGATTGGCGATTGGACAACTGTCTAGCTCGCATTTGCACATGCAGTCAACCATGAGTCCAGCTACAGCAGCAGCGGTGGCTGCAGCTCAAAAGAAGAAGGGGATTAAGAGCAGCCTTGGAAGATTTTTCAGCAAGAAGGAAAAG ATAAAGGGAAAAGACACGCCAATGCCTGGAGATATACCTGGTATGGGAGGAGCAAGTACACCTGCGGATCCTGATTATGGAGATAGCGTTTCTGTGGCTGGAACTATGGGCAGCAAAAGTGATTTTGAtcgtagaaaaaagaaaag TATGCTAGATTCATCGAGGCACGAGCTTTTGGCGGAAGCGATGCGAGCTGGAACCCCGTTTGCTTTGTGGAACGGGCCAACTGTGGTGGCTTGGCTTGAATTATGGGTCGGTATGCCTACCTGGTACGTAGCAGCCTGCCGGGCCAATGTGAAAAGCGGTGCCATCATGAGTGCTCTTAGCGATACCGAAATCCAACGCGAAATCGGTATAAG TAATCCTTTACATCGATTGAAATTACGATTAGCTATCCAAGAAATGGTGTCACTGACAAGTCCATCAGCACCAAAAACCTCTCGCACAACTTTAGCATTTGGAGATATGAACCACGAATGGATTGGTAATGTTTGGCTTCCAAGTCTTGGATTGCCTCAATACCGATCCACTTTCATGGAGTGCCTTGTCGATGCTAGAATGTTGGATCACCTTACAAAAAAAGACCTTCGTGGTCAACTTAGAATGGTTGATAGTTTCCACAG AACAAGTTTGCAGTATGGCATTTCGTGTTTGAAGCGATTAAATTATGATAGGCAACAATTAGAAGAAAGAAGACGAATGGCGGAAGGTGCCAACGTCGATGTTCTTGTATGGAGTAACGATCGCGTTATAAGATGGGTGCAATCTATCGGCCTGAAA GAATACGGGAACAACCTCTTGGAATCTGGGGTACACGGAGCTCTTGTAGCCCTCGATGAAAGTTTCGATGCAAATAGTTTTGCTTTAGCTTTGCAAATTCCGACCCAAAACACACAA GCTCGACAACTGTTAGAAATGGAATTTGCTAATTTATTAACAGTAGGAACAGAGAGGCGACTCGATGAATCGAATAGTATGAAATCCTGA